From the Fibrobacter sp. UWB11 genome, one window contains:
- a CDS encoding exodeoxyribonuclease V subunit gamma — protein MLYLKFALNLENLADEMIDTVSKAWTNPFEAPAVLFPDPKLEQWFRLKWVQKKKSLVGFNSMMIDRFLMEILIGDDTHKKKLNSDMLRNVILAHLVKETNGIPNYLQMDEEVKRYLVIDGKLDETHLFDFASKMASLFLEYETSRPSNFIRRIDGTSAPGILDKWKQGKLDSFFGLTNREISQREKWQRDLYSAIFHAHDSKPSLLSEVFENEAKRKNGESTEYLTIPYLYIACHDNAGNVNFHTEHIGNTPLFIFGLGGMGQFYRVILQKYAETHDVYAYIQNPCMEFWEDTSTVHNQSATIHRNWVSRDGQWSDNTGSIDKVREKMSVDISEAGDSNDVDDIPEYTHEEAESENTLLCNWGRSGRDNIKLWCQAANYDFDFRAGDEISDASELPHDTLLHKVQYAIANRINTLPDFSADDCKRTDTSLDVTAAPTKIREVEALHTSICKLMQQGARVNDILVVSPDLDGYRTAIKTIFDQTPEKKKYASENDKDSFLHIPFAIVDSPARSSQTENVLDNLFTILEQGTITRPTFFALLRNPVVQQTRHICEDDVGKWESWIEGTNVYRDREHKKEDWLGGVRRLLLAKMTKNPVMTSSDILMPYSDMATSDNRSLCKFVDCIDSLKKWMDFGKAGLVADLDKLTDFLNEWISMPGAPEGFASETIIVSNVMQAIEGLRNQIDAGLESISWKIIKQTLLTAAQSSAYSCGTLFVNGVTFMNFIPNRIIPVKHLFFIGGDSMNFPGAKQHNTLDLRKSCRPWPGDDSPIAKRRYAFLCQLMSTSESFHVSYVNQDIRKDAELYPTSVVNDIRKFLANAVGNAADGPVASETAAKISPSEVWPENKISLDETRNFDELFTQKSLRNKHAFLNMMQDGFAHVNPKTGAMQTATENVNFKCPERVPLYMLSEFLKDPFEFRISQMLAASNADDPEKEMFEPIHFDALQKSELLKMMVAAELSHKSDELEKFKKESALQGNMPDGIFGTKLLAEIESNKAQILEQMGDTLINEIKDSWSYKAKIQDIQLNRKNATGKWTLSGTLDWCDNNDLDKVTKMISVSSSDKNPNLSKFLPSYIKALAIIAQRASNESTAEKEQTIKIAIYNGDISKDATSATVAMTPRKANEILQDIYTAAFGDESQLPYSKAVPASMLDASGIINIRAFKEKLLSESWKYFDKKTLFDPITDVGFDAINFTDQWKEATQKMRGLMQFTIDEGSKAKTSESSASKTVKKKKA, from the coding sequence ATGCTGTACCTGAAATTTGCACTGAACCTCGAAAACCTCGCCGACGAAATGATTGACACCGTTTCCAAAGCATGGACAAACCCGTTTGAAGCACCGGCAGTTCTATTCCCGGACCCAAAACTGGAGCAATGGTTCAGGTTAAAATGGGTGCAAAAAAAGAAATCTCTTGTCGGTTTCAATTCCATGATGATCGACCGCTTTCTCATGGAAATCCTTATTGGCGATGACACGCACAAGAAAAAATTGAACTCCGACATGCTGAGAAACGTCATCCTTGCGCATCTTGTCAAGGAGACTAACGGCATCCCGAACTATCTGCAAATGGACGAAGAAGTCAAGCGTTACTTGGTGATTGACGGCAAGCTTGACGAGACGCATCTGTTTGATTTTGCAAGCAAGATGGCTTCGCTATTTTTGGAATACGAGACAAGCAGGCCGAGCAATTTCATCCGTCGCATTGACGGCACTTCGGCGCCGGGCATTCTCGACAAGTGGAAACAAGGGAAACTCGATTCATTTTTCGGACTCACGAACCGCGAAATTTCACAGCGTGAAAAATGGCAGCGCGATTTGTACTCCGCGATTTTCCATGCGCACGATAGCAAGCCTTCGCTTTTATCTGAAGTTTTCGAGAACGAGGCCAAACGCAAAAACGGCGAAAGTACGGAATATCTGACAATCCCGTATCTGTACATTGCATGTCACGACAATGCAGGCAACGTCAACTTCCACACAGAGCATATCGGCAATACACCGCTATTCATTTTCGGTCTTGGCGGCATGGGTCAATTCTACCGCGTTATCTTGCAGAAATACGCCGAGACACATGACGTTTACGCTTACATTCAAAACCCCTGCATGGAATTCTGGGAAGACACTTCAACCGTCCACAATCAAAGCGCGACTATCCACAGGAATTGGGTCTCACGAGACGGGCAATGGAGCGATAACACAGGAAGCATAGACAAAGTTCGTGAAAAGATGTCCGTTGATATTTCTGAAGCGGGCGACAGCAATGATGTGGACGACATTCCCGAATACACCCACGAAGAAGCGGAATCTGAAAACACGCTGCTTTGCAATTGGGGACGCTCCGGGCGCGACAATATCAAGCTTTGGTGCCAAGCCGCTAATTACGATTTTGACTTTCGTGCAGGCGACGAAATTAGCGATGCAAGCGAGCTACCGCACGACACGCTTTTGCACAAAGTGCAATACGCCATTGCAAACCGCATCAACACATTGCCCGACTTTAGCGCTGATGATTGCAAGCGCACAGATACTTCTTTAGACGTAACAGCTGCGCCAACCAAAATTCGCGAAGTCGAAGCATTGCACACTTCTATCTGCAAGCTCATGCAGCAAGGCGCGCGTGTGAACGATATTCTTGTAGTATCGCCCGATTTAGATGGTTACCGCACTGCCATCAAGACGATTTTTGACCAAACGCCTGAAAAGAAAAAATACGCCAGCGAGAACGATAAAGACAGTTTTTTGCACATTCCGTTTGCCATTGTCGACTCGCCTGCTAGAAGTTCGCAAACCGAAAACGTATTGGACAACTTGTTTACGATTCTCGAACAAGGGACTATCACACGCCCTACATTCTTTGCACTATTGCGCAATCCAGTGGTACAGCAAACGCGACACATCTGCGAAGATGACGTAGGCAAATGGGAAAGTTGGATCGAAGGCACCAACGTCTATCGCGACCGTGAGCATAAAAAAGAAGATTGGCTCGGCGGCGTGCGTCGACTGCTCCTTGCAAAAATGACGAAGAATCCTGTCATGACTTCGAGCGATATCCTTATGCCGTATTCCGACATGGCAACTAGTGACAACCGCTCACTCTGCAAGTTTGTCGATTGCATTGATTCACTCAAAAAATGGATGGATTTCGGAAAGGCCGGGCTAGTCGCAGACTTAGACAAGCTCACCGATTTTCTCAATGAATGGATATCGATGCCCGGCGCTCCGGAAGGATTTGCAAGCGAAACAATTATCGTAAGCAACGTCATGCAAGCCATCGAAGGCCTCCGCAACCAAATAGACGCTGGTCTCGAAAGCATCTCGTGGAAAATCATCAAGCAAACGCTCCTCACGGCAGCACAATCATCTGCTTACAGTTGCGGCACATTGTTCGTGAACGGCGTTACCTTCATGAACTTTATCCCGAACAGAATCATCCCCGTAAAGCATTTGTTCTTTATCGGCGGAGATTCCATGAACTTCCCGGGAGCAAAGCAGCACAACACGCTCGACCTCCGCAAATCTTGCCGCCCGTGGCCTGGCGATGATTCACCCATTGCAAAGCGCCGTTACGCATTCCTCTGCCAACTCATGAGTACAAGCGAAAGTTTCCACGTGAGCTACGTGAATCAAGATATTCGCAAGGATGCTGAACTTTACCCGACCTCCGTTGTAAACGACATCCGCAAATTCTTGGCAAATGCCGTGGGAAATGCCGCAGATGGGCCTGTCGCATCCGAAACTGCCGCGAAAATCAGCCCATCAGAAGTATGGCCCGAAAATAAAATATCGCTTGACGAAACACGTAATTTCGATGAGCTGTTCACGCAAAAAAGCCTTCGCAACAAACATGCATTCCTGAACATGATGCAAGACGGATTTGCACACGTAAATCCGAAAACGGGCGCCATGCAAACCGCGACAGAGAACGTCAACTTCAAATGCCCCGAACGCGTTCCGCTGTACATGCTCAGCGAATTCTTGAAAGATCCGTTCGAATTCCGCATCAGCCAAATGCTTGCGGCCTCAAATGCTGATGACCCCGAAAAGGAAATGTTCGAGCCCATCCATTTTGACGCACTGCAAAAAAGCGAACTTCTCAAAATGATGGTCGCTGCAGAACTTTCGCACAAGTCCGATGAACTCGAAAAATTCAAAAAGGAATCGGCACTTCAGGGAAACATGCCAGACGGCATTTTCGGAACAAAACTGCTTGCCGAAATCGAATCGAACAAAGCACAAATTCTAGAGCAAATGGGCGACACGCTCATTAATGAAATCAAGGATTCCTGGAGCTACAAAGCTAAAATTCAGGACATCCAGCTCAATCGCAAAAACGCCACCGGCAAGTGGACACTTTCGGGTACGCTAGATTGGTGCGACAACAACGATCTCGACAAAGTCACAAAAATGATTTCGGTCTCTTCGTCCGATAAAAATCCAAACTTATCCAAGTTCTTGCCCTCTTACATCAAGGCACTCGCCATTATTGCACAAAGAGCAAGTAACGAAAGCACCGCAGAAAAAGAACAAACTATTAAAATTGCAATCTACAACGGCGACATTTCAAAAGACGCGACAAGCGCCACCGTTGCCATGACGCCGCGAAAAGCAAACGAAATCTTGCAAGATATTTACACGGCTGCATTTGGCGATGAATCACAACTTCCGTATTCCAAGGCGGTTCCCGCAAGCATGCTCGACGCATCGGGAATCATCAACATTCGCGCCTTTAAAGAAAAACTGCTCAGCGAATCCTGGAAATACTTCGATAAAAAAACGCTATTCGATCCCATCACAGATGTGGGCTTTGACGCAATTAACTTTACAGATCAGTGGAAAGAAGCCACACAAAAAATGCGCGGCCTTATGCAATTTACGATAGATGAAGGCTCCAAGGCAAAAACATCTGAAAGTTCCGCTAGCAAAACTGTAAAAAAGAAGAAGGCATAA